In Pleuronectes platessa chromosome 5, fPlePla1.1, whole genome shotgun sequence, a single genomic region encodes these proteins:
- the b3gat1a gene encoding galactosylgalactosylxylosylprotein 3-beta-glucuronosyltransferase 1, with product MPKRRDILAIVLIVLPWTLLITVWHQSAIGPLLAIRKDDGVEGKREAGGLGQDSKEYCASDKDIVEVVRTEYVYTRPPPWSDVLPTIHIITPTYSRPVQKAELTRLANTFLHVPNLHWILVEDSQRRTTLVTRLLRETGLNYTHLNVETPRNYKLRGDTRDPRIPRGTMQRNLALRWLRETFNANSSQAGIVYFADDDNTYSLELFEEMRSTRKVSVWPVAFVGGLRYESPKVNAAGKVYGWKTVFDPHRPFAIDMAGFAINLRLILFKQQAYFKLRGVKGGYQESSLLRELVTLNDLEPKAANCTKILVWHTRTEKPVLVNEGKKGFTDPNVEI from the exons ATGCCGAAGAGAAGAGATATTCTTGCCATCGTGTTGATCGTTTTACCCTGGACTCTGCTCATCACTGTTTGGCACCAAAGCGCTATTGGTCCACTCCTCGCCATCCGCAAGG ATGATGGAGTCGAGGGGAAGAGGGAGGCAGGTGGCCTGGGGCAGGACTCCAAAGAATACTGTGCCTCAGATAAGGACATAGTAGAGGTGGTGAGGACAGAATATGTGTATACACGGCCTCCACCTTGGTCCGATGTGCTGCCTACTATCCACATCATCACCCCTACATACAGTAGGCCAGTGCAGAAAGCGGAGCTGACACGGCTGGCGAACACCTTCCTCCATGTTCCCAACCTGCACTGGATCCTGGTGGAGGACTCGCAAAGGAGAACAACTCTTGTTACGAGGCTCCTTCGAGAAACAGGGCTGAACTACACCCACCTCAATGTAGAGACGCCCAGGAACTATAAGCTGCGGGGTGACACCCGGGACCCCAGAATACCGCGAGGGACCATGCAAAGGAATCTGGCCCTGCGGTGGTTGAGGGAGACATTTAACGCCAACAGTAGTCAAGCTGGAATCGTCTACTTTGCTGATGACGACAACACATACagcctggagctgtttgaggag ATGAGATCGACTCGGAAAGTTTCAGTGTGGCCTGTGGCCTTTGTTGGCGGCTTGCGGTACGAGTCCCCCAAGGTCAATGCAGCTGGAAAGGTCTACGGCTGGAAGACAGTGTTTGACCCCCATCGGCCCTTTGCCATCGACATGGCCGGCTTTGCCATCAACCTGAGACTCATCCTCTTCAAGCAACAGGCATATTTTAAGCTTCGTGGGGTGAAGGGAGGCTACCAGGAGAGTAGTTTGCTCCGGGAGCTAGTCACACTCAACGACCTGGAGCCTAAAGCAGCCAATTGCACTAAG